A window of the Hordeum vulgare subsp. vulgare chromosome 5H, MorexV3_pseudomolecules_assembly, whole genome shotgun sequence genome harbors these coding sequences:
- the LOC123453089 gene encoding protein NRT1/ PTR FAMILY 5.7-like, producing the protein MTKQHQQPQQGLSFRHILEEERWVDDSSVDHRGRMPLRAATGSWRAAMFIILIEFSERLSYFGIATSLMIYLTKVLHQDMKVAAENANYWMSVTTLMPLLGGFLADAYLGRFRTVLLSTVVYLLGLALLAVAQLAPGLRPEGASVPRVHETLFFVGIYLVSVGTGGHKPALESFGGDQFDDGHAGERLQKMSYFNWWNCALCSGVLLGVTVVVYVQERVGWGAATVLLAAVMGCSLVVYLAGWRTYRYRVPQGSPLTPLLRVVVAAVSKRRLQLPADASELYEEDCGKKRLLCHTDQLRCLDKAAIVEHDGEVLRGAWRLATVTQVEETKLVVSMVPIWVATLPFGITTAQVSTFFVKQGSVMDRRLGPHFVLPPASIFALAAIAMIATVALYDKVLEPCLRRATGTERGLSVLRRIGVGLALAVVAMAVAAVVERRRLHSTATMSVLWLVPQFALMGVADGFALVGLQEYFYDQVPDTMRSLGIGLYLSVIGAGSFLSSLVIAAADRVSSHGGRRGGWFGKDLSRSRLDLFYWLLAAISAVNLGFYVIVAARYSYKQTVKGNRVGVEMGGAGDVEFATATAP; encoded by the exons ATGACGAAGCAGCACCAGCAGCCGCAGCAGGGTTTAAGCTTCCGCCATATCCTCGAGGAGGAGAGATGGGTGGACGACTCCTCCGTCGACCACCGCGGCCGCATGCCCCTCCGCGCCGCCACTGGCTCCTGGAGGGCCGCCATGTTCATCATCC TGATCGAGTTCAGCGAGCGGCTGAGCTACTTCGGCATCGCCACCAGCCTCATGATCTACCTCACCAAGGTGCTGCACCAGGACATGAAGGTCGCCGCCGAGAACGCCAACTACTGGATGAGCGTCACCACGCTCATGCCGCTCCTCGGGGGATTCCTCGCCGACGCCTACCTCGGCCGCTTCCGCACCGTGCTCCTCTCCACCGTCGTCTACCTCCTCGGCCTCGCCCTGCTGGCCGTGGCGCAGCTGGCGCCGGGCCTCAGGCCGGAAGGCGCCTCGGTTCCGCGGGTTCACGAGACGCTCTTCTTCGTCGGGATCTACCTCGTGTCCGTCGGCACCGGCGGCCACAAGCCGGCGCTTGAGAGCTTTGGCGGTGACCAGTTCGACGACGGCCACGCCGGCGAGCGGCTGCAGAAGATGTCCTACTTCAACTGGTGGAACTGCGCGCTCTGCTCCGGGGTGCTGCTCGGGGTCACCGTCGTCGTGTACGTCCAGGAGCGGGTCGGATGGGGCGCCGCCACCGTGCTGCTCGCTGCAGTCATGGGGTGCTCCCTCGTGGTGTACCTCGCGGGTTGGAGGACGTACCGGTACAGGGTGCCGCAGGGCAGCCCGCTCACGCCGCTGCTTCGGGTCGTCGTGGCCGCCGTCTCGAAGCGGCGCCTTCAGCTGCCAGCCGATGCAAGCGAGCTGTACGAGGAGGACTGCGGCAAGAAGAGGCTGCTCTGCCACACCGACCAGCTCCGGTGTCTCGACAAGGCGGCAATCGTCGAGCATGATGGCGAGGTGTTGCGCGGGGCGTGGCGACTGGCGACGGTGACGCAGGTGGAGGAGACGAAGCTGGTGGTGTCGATGGTGCCCATCTGGGTGGCCACTCTCCCGTTCGGCATCACGACGGCGCAGGTGTCCACCTTCTTCGTCAAGCAGGGCAGCGTCATGGACCGGCGCCTCGGCCCGCACTTCGTGCTCCCGCCGGCGTCCATCTTCGCGCTGGCCGCCATCGCCATGATCGCCACCGTGGCGCTATACGACAAGGTGCTCGAGCCGTGCCTGCGCCGCGCGACTGGGACGGAGCGCGGGCTCAGCGTCCTTCGTCGCATCGGCGTGGGCCTGGCGCTCGCCGTGGTGGCCATGGCCGTGGCCGCGGTCGTCGAGCGTCGGCGCCTgcactccaccgccaccatgtcggTGTTATGGTTGGTGCCACAATTCGCGCTGATGGGCGTGGCCGACGGGTTCGCGCTGGTGGGCCTCCAGGAGTACTTCTACGACCAGGTGCCCGACACCATGCGCAGCCTGGGCATCGGGCTGTACCTGAGCGTGATCGGCGCCGGGAGCTTCCTGAGCAGCCTGGTGATCGCGGCGGCGGACCGCGTGAGCTCGCACGGCGGGCGGCGGGGCGGGTGGTTCGGCAAGGACCTGAGCCGGAGCAGGCTGGACCTCTTCTACTGGCTACTGGCTGCTATCTCCGCCGTCAACCTAGGTTTCTACGTGATCGTCGCCGCCCGGTACTCGTACAAGCAGACCGTAAAGGGCAACAGGGTCGGCGTCGAGatgggcggcgccggcgacgttgagttcgccaccgccaccgccccttaA